The sequence below is a genomic window from Lycium ferocissimum isolate CSIRO_LF1 unplaced genomic scaffold, AGI_CSIRO_Lferr_CH_V1 ctg3753, whole genome shotgun sequence.
GGACATCACGTTCCTCAATGCAATGGAAAACTAGGAGCACGGAAGCGATGAAAGCATGCCCACTTTCGCCGGCTAACACAATGGATCAATACAGGGGAAACTGGCCGAGAAGCCTAAGCTAGCTATCAGCTGCCCTAGCGAACGAAGTCTAGTCTTCTTATCGAGATGAGCATGAGTGGTCAAGCCCTGCAATGAGATCATGCGCCCTAACCTAAGCCTGGGCTACTGTTGTGTGTTCCGATCCTTCTAGTGAGAGCTTGTGACCATCGCAGTGACCGCAGTATGCTTAATCGACTGTCTCTCTACCTTCTTGATCGTTGCATCACAAGTTCGCACGACAAGCCGCATTGTGCACTCAAGCTTGGATGATGAATGCCTTTGAAAGATAGAGGATTTGAACCTGTAATGTGTACCTAAGGGCTAGATACACGGATGCCCTCCTATCTTCCTTCTTTACTGGACCAATCGAAGACTGAAAAGACAAAGAGATTTCGCTTAGCCAATGCTTACTGATAGACTAGATGGAGAGCCTGGTGCAAGGTGGGAAGACTGAGTGAGAACTAGCCCTTTGAGGAGCTCTCTAAGCTGTCTAACTCTCTATTACCATAGGCAGAGGGAAACCAGGTTCAATAGCCAGATAGAGtaagaaaacaagaaatttGACGATCAACTATGTAAACCCCCCGAAGGGGGAAGGTAAGCCCGCCGCTGATCCCGCTTTACCTTCGCCTACCGTGAAAAGAGAGTCCCCTATCACGATAGGCCCTCCCAGCTCCCGAACGTGTCTTTTTATCAATCGAGAGAGGTACATAAAAGAAGAGCAACGAAACTGTGAAACAAAAAGCACGGGAAAAAGAAAGGGGCGAAAAGCATACATCTACTAAGGACTCTCATACTAAAAGACATAGTGGATTAACTCGAGAAAACTACAGAGATCCTCTAAAAGCCGACTTGAACACCCCCTTAAAAGAACATCGTAATAGATATCTTGGAGGTGTCCTGGAATTCGAAAAGCATCGTCTCCCATAACAGTCTGAACAAGATCTGCTATGTTCCACTCCGGAGGTAATTCCCTACCTCTGAGTCGAAGCAACTCCGCGCTCTTTTGGCAGATGCCATCAAATAACTGTTCTAAGTCAGGTGGAGCGCTTTGCGCGTCCGACCTAGTTGAAGAAAGGGTAGCAGAGCTACTAATGGAAGGGAACGAAGAAGTGGAACTTTGCATAAAGTGAAGATCGCTGGGGGTAGGATTTCCATAATAGAGTCGAAATGAATTGTTTCTCAGAAATTGGAAGATTCTATTTTCTTTGTCTgctcccccccaaaaaaagaagagagactTGTTGGAAATGTGCTTGGTTGTTgaccaagaaagaaagaaatgggaGTCTTTGGGCATTGCTTGGGCTAAGTCAAACTTGGGACGAGTGTTGTATGGCTACCTAGTGATTTACAAGTACCCTCACTGCACTGACCATAGTAAACCCCTTCTCGTTGTACCGAAATAGAGATCTGATTTAAACGACCAGGTACAGCATATGAGTTCGATCCAttaggttcttttttttttcagaaaagaaACGAGAGACAAGAAAACATCTTTGATTACGATTAAAAGGAACAATCTCAAATAGACCAAGATCCAATTTCGGGTCATTTCTTGGTGAACATGATCTGCCATAATCTCTTCGATCCCTTCATTTATGTGCCAGAATAGAGAGAGATTTGGTAGGAAAGTGGAAGAGACCTTTTTGTATATGATAATCAAAGGGAGTGGGAAAGCTGCAGTAATTCTTTGGAAAAGCCCGGTTCTCTTTGTCTTCGAGCTTTCATTCCTCAATCCACTGATTCCTTCCTTCATATACCTCCCCACCAATAGATAGAGACAAATAGGAATAACCGAACCACGTCTACAAAATGCCAGTACCATGCAGCTGCTTCAAAGCCAACGTGATGCTCCTTGGTCAGATGACCAAGATATTGGCGAATACCACATATGATCGAGAAAATAGTACCTATAATCACATGAAAACCATGAAAGCCAGTTGCTAAGAAAAAGGTAGAACCATAAATACTATCCGAAATAGTGAAGGGTGCTTGATAATATTCCATTCCTTGAAAGCCTGTGAATACTAGAGCCAGTGAAACGGTAGCTACTAAAGCGTAAACTGCTCGTTTTTCCTTCCCCGCGAGTATAGCATGATGAGCCCAAGTTACGGCAGCTCCGGATGAAAGGGGAATAAGGGTATTAAGAAAAGGGATTTCCCAAGGATCTAAAACCGCAATCCCTTTTGGGGGCCAAATACCTCCGATCTCTACCGTAGGTGCCaaagaagaatgagaagaagcccgaaaaagagcaaaaaagaaCATAACCTCCGATACGATAAAGAGAATAAAACCATATCGAGGTCCTAATTGTACGACTTTGGTATGATGTCCTTCGAACGTGGATTCACGTAGAACATCGCGCCACCATACGAACATGGTATATAGGAGAAATATGAGGCCCAAACTGAGAAGTGTTGCACCCCCTTGAAATGAGTGCATGTACATCACACCTCCTACGGTTGTTGCCAAAGCTCCGAGTGAACCCGAAATAGGCCATGGACTTGGATCTACCAAATGATAAGAATGCCTCTGAGATTCAATCATAAACCACTTTGCCTCGGTTCTATGTAAACCCCCCCTTCACCCCCACCCCCTAAAGTAGTAAAGTAAAGAAGGGCTCTTTGGGGTCACATTTTCTTTCTATCTGACAGGACAAACAAAGAAATAGGAAGGGATGGTTCTTTCATTCCATTGATAGAAGTCTAACTAGAAAAAGACTCTCCCTATTACTTTGAGAAGAGAATCGTTGGTTTGACCGACGAACTACGTGGGAAAATAGACCTTCTTTCTTTGATTTGAAGCAAGATTTTTGGAAAGTAACAATTCCATTCAGTTCGCTTTCGGAAAACTTGCTGGTCGCGGATTAGTTCGTTCTGCGCCGCCAGCGGCCTCAACTCAAAGGCGCAGGTTGATCTCTCTGGTTGAGGCTGCATTCATTTATTCATATGAAACTTGACACGTGGGAAGGGCTTACTCTACTAGTGGCTCGGCTTGGTCTCGCTCCCTTCCCGCACTATTCCTCCCCACTAAAAAGAGCGATTGAGAATCTCGAGAACCTTTCCGAGCGTCTGTCTTCGCGGGGCGATTGGAAAAGAAAGGAGTAAACAATTCTTTTACTGCCTTCCATTCCACTATTCTGATCGAATTAATTGCTCTTCCGAACGACCAAGTCATAATGAGATTAAAAACCGATGCTTCCTTGGCCGTGTGGAACATGGATTAGCATTATGTCATTCCTACAAGTGATGACCCACCCAGGATTGCTATGTACGGACTTAGAGATCAAATATAATATGTTTCTTTCCATTCCTCGTGAGCCACTTATTTCTCCGAAACAAGAGATTAAAGTCATCTTCCTCCTTTTTCCCAAGAAGTCGACGGCGTTACACCATTGGGATACTTCGAATAAACTTGAGTACATATAGGATACACCGGTGCTAAAACCTTTTCTCAAGATATCTTCCAAACTGTTGGGGTCGTTGCTCCGGATCTTGTTCTCCCGGTGTGAAACCAGTTGGTTCCGTAGTTTTAGAATTCTGCTGATCCCAAGTACTCCATCTCCATCATTGCATATAGGAATATAGAAAGTAAAGAGGAAAAGGCATGACCAGAAGAATTGTGtgaaataagtgaatttatccAGTTGAGGCATTCTTGATTGATTGCGACAAAGCGATTCCCTCAATACAGCTTAACTCCGTCAAGCCTGTACGAGTAGTGAAGAAGTATAGAGCACTTTGGTTGGTTGTTGACCAACGGAAAGCATGGGAGAAAGATGCACAAACGAAaaagggctcaaaaaaaaagttggaatttcatatataaaaagagcGGTACACTGAACACGAACCCAATATCAAACAACTAAAGAGGAAGCTAGTCGATCATTCAACAGCAGGAATCTACCCTAGGATCCAACCTGCCAGCTTTCTTCTCTTATGATATTTCGAATAGCGAGAAAGTGAAATAATGGGGAATAGAATGGAGCGGACTAATACTCTATTCGACTAGAGGAAGAATCTTTATTAAATAGGATGCCTCCCAAGCGCCGAGGGGCTAACCGTCATATTCTCAATCGGCTTTGCCTCGCTGCATACTTTCGTTTAGTATTCCTTACAGCTATTCTCCAATCACCCGAAAGCAGCGGCGAGGCGGACATTGATTTTGCAGAAAGGCTGGCTGCCTTGCAGGGTCGCTTGCCTAGTTCACCGGTACTAGGCTATGAGAGGCTCAACATCGGGTCCAATGTAAAGCAAGCCTTGCGAATGATGGTGGCTCCATACGGGTAGACGTAGGCCCTGAAACCATAACAAAGACAAGACAATTACAGGGAGGACGTACGTGTTCTCGGGCGAGTGCGGACTCGGTTAGTATACAAGATCATCAATATAGTAATAGGATGCATCTGCTGAAGGCAAGACTCATGTAACAACAAGCTGGACCGAAGCTCAGCCATAGTTGGTTTTGGTCGTTGAAGCTTCGCCGTAGTGACAAAGCTTTCATAGTCCGAAGGCAGGCCAGCAAGAAGGAATGTAAACATATCAGATTGGGACACCGGTGCATTGATTGATGCCAAGGAGTCACAACTGTTCTTGAATGTACGAAGGTAAGCCGCCATAAACggatttcctttcttctctctttcaCTATCATGTTCCTCACTAACCCGAAAGGCTTTCTTTAAACCATACTTTGGGGAGGGGATCTTTGAACCTTGTTTGAGCTCCTCTTCCCCTTTCTTTTCGTTTTCACTTACATACGCGAATCTAGGTCCAGCCTCGCTTGCATTCAGTTATCAAGGGGGATGTCTACTCTTTCGTTTACATACGCAAGCTCCCGATTAGTCGCAATCGCACTTCTGTGCAATATCCAACGCATATTAAAGCACTTAGCGGCCAAGTATCAAAAGAGTAGCCTGCGGATTGGTGCCCGGTGACACAGTAAAGGTTGAACCATCAACAACTCTGAGTGCCCCACCCAGTCTTAAGTTCCTATCAACCACTTTCCCAACAAGGCAGCCGCCATGGTAATGCGATATTGTGGTCACAACGACAGAACTATCCCATCAGAAAATCATTGGATAGATCAGCAGGCAATGAAGGTCCAACATACCTGAAATATATAGGACCAAACTCTTGTTGGTACTTGAATTCCTACATGGAGCGGCTTTGTTGTACATCATGAATCTTTCTGTTCACACACCTCTCCACATCCATCACCAGGATTTCGGAAGTAATGAAACCTGACTATTGGGTTAACCTTAACATCAGTTGATGCTAGTCTGAGAGAACCAGCAGAGAGGGGGCCAACAATCTTCTCCATCAGGGTTGCCACAGTAAAATATACCGGAGAGGGGGAACTCCTAACAAAAGCACCATGAGACGGGGCTTTTCTCCCAAACATCTCCTTCTGCACGAGTGGCTATCGCGCCTAACCTTTGAAATTGAGCTGCTTCTCTCTCTTGTTCCTTATCTGGTTCCTGCCAGTGGCTTGGAAGCAAGCTACCCGCGCTATATAGAGGGAGAAGAGCAGCAGGATTGAAGAAGCTGGTTCAAAGCTAAGGTATCAATCGGCTTTCTTTCCGTCTTCTTTTCTGCCAGGGGTAGATGCCTTAGATTAAGAAAGGGTTGGTAGGCCCTTAGTCCATTCCCGATGATCCTCTCCTGGTCAATTGCTTGGGGTTTCGGACCATTGCTCTCTTTTTTAGTCGTATCAGGTGCATCGGCTTTGCTTTGACTTGCCTTGTCCGTATAGTCAGTAATCGATGTAAGAAAGATTCTTCTATGATAAGTGGTCCATTCCACCTTAAGAAGTAGCCCATTCTATTAGGTTTCCTGTAGAGCG
It includes:
- the LOC132044160 gene encoding cytochrome c oxidase subunit 3, with the translated sequence MIESQRHSYHLVDPSPWPISGSLGALATTVGGVMYMHSFQGGATLLSLGLIFLLYTMFVWWRDVLRESTFEGHHTKVVQLGPRYGFILFIVSEVMFFFALFRASSHSSLAPTVEIGGIWPPKGIAVLDPWEIPFLNTLIPLSSGAAVTWAHHAILAGKEKRAVYALVATVSLALVFTGFQGMEYYQAPFTISDSIYGSTFFLATGFHGFHVIIGTIFSIICGIRQYLGHLTKEHHVGFEAAAWYWHFVDVVRLFLFVSIYWWGGI
- the LOC132044161 gene encoding putative ATP synthase protein YMF19, with translation MPQLDKFTYFTQFFWSCLFLFTFYIPICNDGDGVLGISRILKLRNQLVSHRENKIRSNDPNSLEDILRKGFSTGVSYMYSSLFEVSQWCNAVDFLGKRRKMTLISCFGEISGSRGMERNILYLISKSVHSNPGWVITCRNDIMLIHVPHGQGSIGF